From the Lampris incognitus isolate fLamInc1 chromosome 10, fLamInc1.hap2, whole genome shotgun sequence genome, one window contains:
- the LOC130119801 gene encoding uncharacterized protein LOC130119801 encodes MHWLPLVAMVIASALPFPQSPVSRTVAATAPTEYDASHDSSRKDRNDSSSLLTPPAQLPLDYNSHGNSSQMHDSVAPELGKDASMQKQHTTLSKVDNNRLSSSSSNSDNLTHISIDGPREGERLKNSNCKSEKYVSEDNLVPEDYKPVSNGTGKDTGFADFTTQEKPHDSLGGRAERNGDRSLQVSEVETRGGDVSHAASVQGQRRLKTTVPREQPRTLTEMETGSLLKKAEESQQAPGNAGDPEQFEDGLRIEAGLGLGLRIDVLQEGDEMFLDAHPRVLFSSSPLPPRQPPLLLMLESGLLPEEVEGEEQDDLLDMDGHIEGHGDRAIERSDGLREASDAVRPVKRNKRSRLSDTRRGERPVCESESVWVTDKKTAVDSHGRMVTILPEIQTQTGPLKQYFYETRCRRPEQRRDMGRSRGSRDASGVTVAGQGVAGASCVGVDKKQWVSKCKAKQSYVRALTKDTNNRTGWRWIRIDSSCVCVLLSRAKREWGGVA; translated from the coding sequence ATGCACTGGCTTCCCCTGGTTGCCATGGTGATCGCCTCGGCCCTGCCCTTCCCTCAAAGTCCCGTGTCCAGAACCGTCGCTGCAACAGCCCCCACCGAGTATGACGCAAGCCATGACAGCTCCAGAAAGGACCGTAATGACTCTTCCAGCCTCCTCACACCTCCTGCTCAGCTTCCTCTGGACTATAACTCACACGGAAATTCCTCGCAGATGCACGACAGCGTGGCTCCTGAACTTGGTAAAGATGCCAGCATGCAAAAGCAGCACACCACGCTCAGTAAGGTTGATAACAACCGCCTGTCAAGTAGCAGCTCAAACAGTGATAACCTAACTCACATCAGTATAGATGGacccagagaaggagagagactcaAGAACTCGAACTGTAAGAGTGAGAAGTATGTTTCCGAGGACAATCTTGTGCCAGAGGACTACAAACCTGTCAGCAATGGTACGGGAAAAGACACAGGTTTTGCAGACTTTACCACACAGGAAAAACCTCATGACTCTCTGGGTGGTAGAGCCGAGAGAAATGGCGACAGATCGCTGCAGGTTTCTGAGGTAGAAACCCGCGGTGGGGATGTCAGTCATGCTGCTAGTGTCCAAGGTCAAAGGAGATTGAAGACTACAGTCCCTAGGGAGCAGCCAAGAACGTTAACAGAGATGGAAACAGGGAGCCTGTTGAAGAAGGCCGAGGAGAGTCAGCAGGCACCAGGGAATGCGGGAGATCCGGAGCAGTTTGAGGATGGTTTAAGGATAGAAGCCGGGCTCGGTCTGGGTCTGAGGATTGACGTTTTGCAGGAAGGGGATGAGATGTTTTTGGACGCACATCCACGGGTACTGTTCTCCTCCTCCCCTTTACCCCCAAGGCAGCCCCCTCTCCTCCTTATGTTGGAGTCTGGGTTGCTTCCAGAGGAGGTGGAAGGGGAGGAGCAGGACGACCTGTTGGACATGGATGGACACATCGAGGGGCATGGGGACAGGGCAATTGAAAGGAGCGATGGCCTCAGAGAAGCCAGCGACGCCGTCCGTCCAGTCAAAAGGAATAAGCGCTCACGCCTGTCTGACACCAGGAGGGGGGAACGGCCGGTGTGCGAGTCAGAAAGCGTTTGGGTCACCGATAAGAAAACGGCAGTTGACTCCCATGGTCGCATGGTCACCATTTTGCCAGAGATCCAGACTCAAACGGGACCGCTCAAGCAATACTTCTATGAGACGCGCTGCCGCAGGCCTGAGCAGCGGAGGGACATGGGACGGTCCCGTGGGTCAAGAGATGCAAGCGGGGTAACAGTAGCGGGGCAGGGGGTGGCTGGGGCGAGCTGCGTGGGGGTGGATAAGAAACAGTGGGTGAGTAAGTGCAAGGCCAAACAGTCCTACGTCCGAGCTCTCACCAAGGACACCAACAACCGAACCGGCTGGAGGTGGATCCGCATTGACTCATCCTGTGTTTGCGTGCTGCTGTCCCGAGCGAAAAGGGAGTGGGGAGGGGTGGCATAA